A single window of Mangifera indica cultivar Alphonso chromosome 18, CATAS_Mindica_2.1, whole genome shotgun sequence DNA harbors:
- the LOC123202055 gene encoding CRS2-associated factor 2, mitochondrial: MLAKLEFRKTLTLIKDPTSPFLTLSCYLIHAFSDDIYDPPFSSKPKKPKTPKTQQKPPDPSLNRNKFPVKSDLPFDFKYSYSETNPAIEPIGFREPKRFSPFGPGRLERQWTGTAALAQKEVDLSRLEEERNRVMGDPLTEEEVAELVERYRHSDCGRQINIGKGGVTHNMLDDIHNHWKRAEAVRIKCLGVPTLDMDNICFHLEEKSGGKIIYRHINVLLLYRGRNYDPKNRPIIPLMLWKPYAPIYPKLVKNIADGLTFEEMKEMRNRGLNSPPLMKLTRNGVYVNVVERVREAFKIEEVVRLDCSHAGTSDCKRIGVKLRDLVPCVPILFKDEQIILWRGKKDQPVDSNSSMDLTSQ, translated from the exons ATGTTAGCAAAATTAGAATTTCggaaaaccctaaccctaatcaAAGACCCAACATCACCCTTTTTGACACTCTCTTGTTATTTAATCCACGCTTTCTCTGACGACATATACGACCCGCCATTTTCTTCAAAACCCAAGAAACCCAAAACCCCCAAGACACAGCAAAAGCCACCCGACCCAAGTTTAAACCGAAACAAATTCCCTGTTAAATCTGACCTTCCTTTTGACTTCAAATACTCATACTCGGAGACCAACCCGGCGATCGAGCCCATAGGATTCCGAGAGCCGAAACGGTTCTCTCCATTTGGGCCAGGCCGGCTTGAGAGGCAATGGACCGGGACTGCCGCATTGGCTCAAAAAGAAGTTGATTTGAGTCGGTTGGAGGAGGAGAGGAATCGGGTTATGGGGGACCCGCTTACGGAGGAGGAAGTTGCTGAGCTTGTTGAGCGGTATAGACATAGTGATTGTGGCAGGCAAATCAATATAG GGAAGGGAGGAGTTACACACAACATGTTAGATGACATCCATAACCATTGGAAAAGGGCTGAAGCTGTGAGGATCAAGTGCTTGGGAGTGCCAACTCTTGACATGGATAATATTTGCTTCCATCTCGAG GAAAAATCTGGGGGGAAGATCATTTACCGGCACATTAATGTCCTTCTTTTGTACCGGGGTCGAAATTATGATCCCAAGAATCGGCCAATTATTCCTCTTATGTTATGGAAGCCCTATGCACCCATATATCCAAAACTTGTGAAGAATATTGCTGATGGTTTGACATTCGAAGAAATGAAGGAAATGCGAAACAGAGGACTTAATTCTCCTCCTTTGATGAAATTGA CCAGGAATGGTGTGTATGTGAATGTAGTGGAGAGAGTGAGGGAGGCTTTCAAGATTGAAGAGGTAGTGAGACTAGATTGTTCACATGCAGGTACCAGTGACTGCAAAAGGATTGGTGTGAAGCTAAGG GATTTGGTCCCTTGTGTTCCTATCTTGTTCAAGGATGAGCAGATCATCCTCTGGAGGGGAAAAAAGGACCAACCAGTGGACTCCAACTCCTCAATGGATCTGACAAGTCAATAG
- the LOC123202053 gene encoding purple acid phosphatase 18-like isoform X2, whose translation MGSKLVFTLCLFFIASAVTAAADYVRSRPRKKLEFPWSSKPASFPQQVHISLAGNNHMRISWITDDKSAPSVIKYGTSLGRYGSTAQGESTSYSYLFYDSGKIHHTVIGPLEPDTIYFYQCGNQGPEFQLKTPPAKFPVTFAVVGDLGQTGWTKSTLDHIRLCEYDVHLLPGDLSYADYVQPRWDTFGELVQPLASARPWMVTEGNHEKERILLFNDGFESYNARWKMPFKESGSSSNLFYSFEVAGTHVIMLGSYTDYDIFSDQYNWLKDDLSKVDRDKTPWLLVLFHAPWYNSNEAHQGEGDKMMMVMEPLLHAASVDIVLAGHVHAYERSKRVHKRKPDPCGAVHITIGDGGNEEGLARKYKNPQPEWSVFREASFGHGELRIVNSTHAIWSWHRNEDDEPVKTDEVWITSLASSGCISEKSDELRRILRAS comes from the exons ATGGGCTCAAAATTGGTGTTCACACTTTGTCTGTTTTTTATAGCATCAGCTGTCACCGCTGCTGCCGATTACGTCAGATCTCGGCCGCGTAAAAAGCTTGAATTTCCATGGAGCTCAAAGCCTGCTTCTTTTCCCCAGCAG GTTCACATTTCTTTGGCAGGCAACAACCACATGCGAATCTCATGGATCACTGACGATAAATCTGCTCCTTCTGTTATCAAATACGGAACATCACTGGGGAGATACGGTTCTACAGCTCAGGGAGAGAGCACATCTTATAGCTATCTATTTTATGACTCAGGAAAGATACACCATACTGTCATCGGACCTCTTGAACCCGACACCATTTACTTTTATCAGTGTGGTAATCAAGGTCCTGAGTTCCAGCTCAAGACTCCTCCTGCTAAATTCCCAGTTACTTTTGCTGTGGTGGGGGATTTGGGTCAAACTGGCTGGACTAAATCAACACTAGACCACATTAGGCTATGTGAATATGATGTACATTTGCTTCCAGGGGACCTTTCATATGCTGATTATGTGCAGCCCAGGTGGGACACATTTGGTGAGCTTGTGCAGCCGCTTGCAAGTGCAAGGCCATGGATGGTGACAGAAGGGAAccatgaaaaagagagaatactGCTATTTAATGATGGATTTGAGTCCTACAATGCCAGGTGGAAGATGCCTTTTAAAGAGAGTGGGTCAAGCTCCAATCTTTTTTACTCTTTTGAAGTTGCAGGGACTCATGTTATTATGCTTGGTTCATATACAGACTATGATATCTTCTCTGATCAATATAACTGGTTGAag GATGATCTTTCAAAGGTTGATCGGGACAAAACACCATGGCTGCTTGTTCTATTCCATGCACCATGGTATAACAGTAATGAGGCACATCAAGGTGAAGGGGACAAGATGATGATGGTCATGGAGCCGTTGCTTCATGCTGCTAGCGTCGATATAGTGTTGGCTGGTCATGTGCATGCTTATGAAAGATCG AAGCGTGTTCACAAACGAAAACCAGATCCTTGTGGTGCTGTCCACATAACCATCGGAGATGGAGGAAATGAAGAAGGTCTAGCACGCAA GTACAAAAATCCACAGCCTGAGTGGTCGGTCTTTCGTGAAGCAAGCTTTGGACATGGGGAACTCAGGATTGTGAATTCAACTCACGCAATCTGGAGCTGGCACCGCAACGAGGATGATGAGCCAGTGAAGACTGATGAAGTCTGGATAACCTCTTTGGCCAGCTCAGGATGTATTTCTGAGAAGAGTGATGAACTAAGAAGAATACTCAGGGCATCTTAG
- the LOC123202053 gene encoding purple acid phosphatase 18-like isoform X1: MGSKLVFTLCLFFIASAVTAAADYVRSRPRKKLEFPWSSKPASFPQQNFQVHISLAGNNHMRISWITDDKSAPSVIKYGTSLGRYGSTAQGESTSYSYLFYDSGKIHHTVIGPLEPDTIYFYQCGNQGPEFQLKTPPAKFPVTFAVVGDLGQTGWTKSTLDHIRLCEYDVHLLPGDLSYADYVQPRWDTFGELVQPLASARPWMVTEGNHEKERILLFNDGFESYNARWKMPFKESGSSSNLFYSFEVAGTHVIMLGSYTDYDIFSDQYNWLKDDLSKVDRDKTPWLLVLFHAPWYNSNEAHQGEGDKMMMVMEPLLHAASVDIVLAGHVHAYERSKRVHKRKPDPCGAVHITIGDGGNEEGLARKYKNPQPEWSVFREASFGHGELRIVNSTHAIWSWHRNEDDEPVKTDEVWITSLASSGCISEKSDELRRILRAS, encoded by the exons ATGGGCTCAAAATTGGTGTTCACACTTTGTCTGTTTTTTATAGCATCAGCTGTCACCGCTGCTGCCGATTACGTCAGATCTCGGCCGCGTAAAAAGCTTGAATTTCCATGGAGCTCAAAGCCTGCTTCTTTTCCCCAGCAG AATTTTCAG GTTCACATTTCTTTGGCAGGCAACAACCACATGCGAATCTCATGGATCACTGACGATAAATCTGCTCCTTCTGTTATCAAATACGGAACATCACTGGGGAGATACGGTTCTACAGCTCAGGGAGAGAGCACATCTTATAGCTATCTATTTTATGACTCAGGAAAGATACACCATACTGTCATCGGACCTCTTGAACCCGACACCATTTACTTTTATCAGTGTGGTAATCAAGGTCCTGAGTTCCAGCTCAAGACTCCTCCTGCTAAATTCCCAGTTACTTTTGCTGTGGTGGGGGATTTGGGTCAAACTGGCTGGACTAAATCAACACTAGACCACATTAGGCTATGTGAATATGATGTACATTTGCTTCCAGGGGACCTTTCATATGCTGATTATGTGCAGCCCAGGTGGGACACATTTGGTGAGCTTGTGCAGCCGCTTGCAAGTGCAAGGCCATGGATGGTGACAGAAGGGAAccatgaaaaagagagaatactGCTATTTAATGATGGATTTGAGTCCTACAATGCCAGGTGGAAGATGCCTTTTAAAGAGAGTGGGTCAAGCTCCAATCTTTTTTACTCTTTTGAAGTTGCAGGGACTCATGTTATTATGCTTGGTTCATATACAGACTATGATATCTTCTCTGATCAATATAACTGGTTGAag GATGATCTTTCAAAGGTTGATCGGGACAAAACACCATGGCTGCTTGTTCTATTCCATGCACCATGGTATAACAGTAATGAGGCACATCAAGGTGAAGGGGACAAGATGATGATGGTCATGGAGCCGTTGCTTCATGCTGCTAGCGTCGATATAGTGTTGGCTGGTCATGTGCATGCTTATGAAAGATCG AAGCGTGTTCACAAACGAAAACCAGATCCTTGTGGTGCTGTCCACATAACCATCGGAGATGGAGGAAATGAAGAAGGTCTAGCACGCAA GTACAAAAATCCACAGCCTGAGTGGTCGGTCTTTCGTGAAGCAAGCTTTGGACATGGGGAACTCAGGATTGTGAATTCAACTCACGCAATCTGGAGCTGGCACCGCAACGAGGATGATGAGCCAGTGAAGACTGATGAAGTCTGGATAACCTCTTTGGCCAGCTCAGGATGTATTTCTGAGAAGAGTGATGAACTAAGAAGAATACTCAGGGCATCTTAG
- the LOC123201993 gene encoding cytochrome P450 716B1-like, translating to MSALFIFFLFLLPAFLLLTRRRSSKRLPPGSLGIPIIGQSLGLLGAMRSNTAEKRLEQRIRKYGPISKLSLFGKPTVFIYGQAANKFVFTSDSSTIAYQQTKSIRMILGDRNLFELSSEDHKRVRDALVSFLKPESLKKYVGKMDEEIKMHLELHWHGKEQVTVLPLMKTLTFNIICSLLFGVERGACRDQFVTNFEEMIEGMWAVPVNLPFTRYNRSLRASQRVQNMVKDLIHEKRMALEQKMASPHDDLITCLLSIRDQDNLQLITDKEIIHNVMLIMVAGHDTSSVLITFIMRHLINDPAVYATVLEEQEEVAKGKLAGELLTWEDLAKMKYTWRVALETLRTVPPVFGGFRKALRDIEYGGYLIPDGWQIFWATNITHMDDSIFPEPAKFDPNRFENQASIPPYCFIPFGGGPRICPGYEFARIETLVAVHHLITQFTWKLQCSDSSFIRDPLPVPTKGLPIQIMPKKLI from the exons ATGAGTGCGTtgttcatcttttttctttttctccttccaGCTTTTCTTCTTCTAACTAGGAGAAGATCATCAAAAAGGCTCCCTCCAGGTTCACTAGGCATACCCATTATAGGCCAAAGCCTTGGCCTTCTTGGAGCCATGAGATCAAACACTGCAGAAAAAAGGCTTGAACAAAGGATAAGAAAGTACGGTCCCATATCAAAGTTAAGCCTCTTCGGCAAACCAACAGTGTTCATTTATGGCCAGGCTGCAAACAAGTTTGTCTTCACCAGTGACAGTAGCACAATTGCATATCAGCAAACTAAGTCTATTCGCATGATCTTAGGTGATCGGAACTTGTTTGAACTGAGTAGCGAAGATCACAAGAGAGTTCGAGATGCCCTTGTGTCGTTCTTGAAACCAGAATCTCTCAAGAAGTATGTGGGCAAGATGGATGAAGAAATCAAGATGCACCTTGAGTTACACTGGCATGGAAAAGAACAAGTCACG GTATTGCCCCTGATGAAGACACTAACATTCAACATAATATGTTCTCTTTTATTTGGAGTTGAGCGAGGAGCTTGCAGAGATCAATTTGTTACTAACTTTGAAGAAATGATAGAAGGAATGTGGGCAGTCCCAGTTAACTTGCCTTTCACTCGCTACAACCGAAGCCTGAGAGCGAGTCAAAGGGTCCAAAACATGGTGAAAGATCTTATACATGAGAAGAGGATGGCACTAGAGCAAAAGATGGCTTCTCCTCATGATGATCTTATTACTTGCTTGCTCAGCATCCGTGATCAGGACAATTTACAATTAATTACTGATAAGGAGATTATCCACAATGTGATGCTTATTATGGTTGCTGGGCATGACACTTCATCTGTTTTAATCACATTCATTATGCGCCATTTAATTAATGATCCAGCTGTTTATGCAACTGTACTTGAAG AACAAGAAGAGGTAGCAAAGGGCAAGTTAGCAGGAGAATTACTCACATGGGAAGATCTTGCCAAGATGAAATACACATGGAGAGTAGCATTGGAAACCTTACGGACAGTTCCTCCCGTCTTTGGTGGCTTTAGGAAGGCTTTGAGAGACATCGAATATGGCGGTTACCTTATACCTGACGGATGGCAG ATATTCTGGGCTACAAACATAACTCATATGGATGATAGCATATTCCCAGAGCCTGCAAAGTTTGATCCTAACAGATTTGAGAACCAAGCCTCAATTCCTCCCTACTGCTTCATTCCGTTTGGAGGGGGACCTCGCATATGTCCAGGATATGAGTTTGCCAGGATTGAAACACTTGTTGCGGTCCATCATCTGATCACCCAATTTACATGGAAGTTACAATGTTCAGATAGTTCTTTCATTAGAGATCCCCTGCCTGTCCCAACTAAAGGACTGCCCATCCAGATTATGCCAAAGAAGCTCATATGA
- the LOC123202054 gene encoding uncharacterized protein LOC123202054 yields the protein MLANFGTRIRLPSFLISPLHSHGLSFFQTLKMAAAEAKAKRPICPFCSKPTRICLCNRIQNPGLENSVGVTILQHSLERKHPLNSTRIAKLGLKNVTVATVSDVNFDARFEIRLLEPGSGQLVLESEGFDQELERGNDVSLAFKKFKKCLEEKNRSLIAEEHLKCSEIVLEQEDEPSSNEDNGENGTISLETSNICDENNGLLPVSKCNEEPVVTLTIGKYGVINDIAHKWVPSTGYQKPNFDQILDSQLALDALAKGFIVKKMQKRELSGGMGLEENQEFELEVLPGSILLFPSERACSAEDLEVMHLEVKNLIVLDGTWAKAKRIYNENPWLKLLPHLKLDLDKLSLYSEVRHQPRAGYLSTIESIVYALQALGENADQLNNLLDVFESMVGDQRRCKVERLSKVSPI from the coding sequence ATGCTGGCCAATTTCGGGACCCGGATCCGCTTACCCAGTTTCCTCATCAGTCCCCTCCACTCTCACGGACTAAGCTtttttcaaaccctaaaaatgGCTGCAGCAGAAGCGAAAGCCAAGCGACCCATTTGCCCATTTTGCTCTAAACCGACCCGCATCTGCCTGTGCAACAGGATTCAGAATCCGGGTCTTGAAAATTCAGTAGGCGTGACCATCCTTCAACACAGTTTAGAGAGAAAACATCCTCTTAATTCTACGAGGATTGCAAAACTAGGACTCAAGAATGTCACTGTAGCCACTGTTTCTGACGTTAATTTTGACGCGCGTTTTGAAATAAGGTTGCTTGAACCAGGTTCGGGCCAGCTTGTGTTGGAAAGTGAAGGTTTTGATCAAGAGTTAGAAAGAGGAAATGATGTCAGTTTAgcttttaagaaatttaaaaagtgtctagaagagaaaaatagaagCTTGATTGCTGAAGAGCATTTGAAATGTAGTGAAATAGTTTTGGAGCAAGAGGATGAGCCTAGTTCTAATGAAGACAATGGTGAAAATGGCACAATTTCCTTGGAGACTTCAAACATCTGTGATGAAAATAATGGGTTGTTACCAGTTTCGAAATGTAATGAAGAGCCTGTTGTCACTCTGACTATTGGCAAATATGGGGTCATTAATGATATTGCCCATAAGTGGGTGCCTTCTACTGGTTATCAGAAGCCAAATTTTGACCAGATTTTGGACTCTCAGTTGGCTTTAGACGCTTTGGCAAAAGGGTTTATTGTGAAGAAGATGCAAAAGCGAGAATTGAGTGGAGGCATGGGACTGGAAGAGAATCAAGAGTTTGAACTCGAGGTTTTGCCAGGGTCAATACTTCTGTTCCCAAGTGAAAGAGCTTGCAGTGCTGAAGACCTTGAAGTAATGCATCTTGAAGTGAAGAATTTGATTGTTTTGGATGGAACTTGGGCCAAGGCAAAGAGAATTTACAATGAGAATCCTTGGTTGAAGCTTTTGCCGCATCTGAAGTTGGATTTAGACAAGTTGAGCTTATACAGCGAGGTGAGGCATCAGCCCAGGGCTGGATATCTGTCAACCATCGAGAGCATTGTGTATGCATTGCAGGCATTAGGGGAGAATGCTGACCAGCTGAACAATCTCTTGGACGTTTTCGAGTCCATGGTTGGAGATCAAAGGCGATGTAAAGTTGAGAGGTTGAGCAAAGTCTCTCCAATATGA
- the LOC123202463 gene encoding cytochrome P450 716B1-like: MSTLLTLFFLLIPFLFLLIRRRSSRKLPPGSLGIPIIGQSLDLLRAMRANTAEQWLEARIRKYGPVSKLSLFGTPTVFIYGQAANKLVFSSDSSIIANQQTKSIRMILGNRNLLELSGEDHKRVRGALVSFLKPESLKKYVGKIDKEVKKHIELHWHGKEQVTVFPLMKTLTFDIICSILFGVERGAQRDQLVHNFGEILQGLWSIPVNLPFTHYNRGLKASKKVQKMLKDLIHEKRMRLEQKIASPNDDLITSLLSIRDQNKEAAITEKEIVDNVMLIMVAGHDTSSVLITFLIRLLVNDPAVYEVVLAEQQEVAKSKPMGELLTWEDLAKMKYTWRVAMETLRTVPPVFGGFRKALTDIEFDGYFIPKGWQIFWATNMTHMDDSIFRDPSKFDPSRFENQVSIPRYSYIPFGAGPRICPGYELARIETLVSIYYLVTQFSWKLLGSDSSFSR; the protein is encoded by the exons ATGAGTACCTTGTTGACCCTTTTCTTTCTCCTCATCCCATTTTTATTTCTCCTAATCAGGAGAAGATCCTCAAGAAAGCTCCCTCCTGGTTCACTTGGAATACCCATTATAGGCCAGAGCCTGGACCTGCTTCGAGCCATGAGAGCAAACACTGCAGAGCAATGGCTTGAAGCAAGGATCAGAAAGTATGGTCCTGTATCAAAGTTAAGCCTCTTTGGAACCCCAACCGTGTTCATTTATGGTCAGGCTGCAAACAAGTTAGTCTTCAGCAGTGACAGCAGCATAATTGCCAATCAACAAACGAAGTCAATTCGCATGATCTTAGGCAATCGGAATTTGCTGGAACTGAGTGGCGAAGATCACAAGCGAGTTCGAGGTGCCCTTGTCTCCTTCTTGAAACCAGAATCTCTAAAGAAGTATGTGGGCAAGATAGATAAAGAAGTCAAGAAGCACATTGAGTTGCACTGGCATGGGAAAGAACAAGTCACG GTTTTTCCCCTGATGAAGACACTAACCTTCGACATAATATGCTCTATTCTATTTGGAGTTGAGCGAGGAGCCCAGAGAGATCAACTTGTTCATAATTTTGGAGAAATACTACAAGGTTTGTGGTCAATCCCTGTTAACTTGCCTTTCACACACTATAATCGAGGCCTGAAAGCAAGTAAAAAGGTTCAAAAGATGCTGAAAGATCTTATACATGAGAAGAGGATGAGACTTGAGCAGAAGATTGCTTCTCCTAATGATGACCTTATCACTTCCTTGCTCAGCATCCGTGATCAGAACAAGGAAGCTGCAATTACTGAGAAGGAAATTGTCGACAATGTGATGCTTATTATGGTTGCTGGACACGACACTTCATCTGTTTTGATCACATTCCTGATTCGCCTTTTAGTTAATGATCCCGCAGTTTATGAAGTAGTACTTGCAG AACAACAAGAGGTAGCAAAAAGCAAGCCCATGGGGGAGTTACTAACCTGGGAAGATCTTGCCAAGATGAAGTACACATGGAGAGTGGCAATGGAAACTCTGAGAACAGTTCCTCCGGTCTTTGGTGGCTTCAGGAAGGCTTTGACAGATATTGAATTTGACGGTTACTTTATCCCTAAAGGGTGGCAA ATCTTCTGGGCGACAAACATGACTCACATGGATGATAGCATATTCCGAGATCCATCAAAATTTGATCCAAGCAGATTCGAAAACCAAGTATCAATTCCTCGCTACAGCTACATTCCATTTGGAGCGGGGCCTCGCATATGTCCAGGTTATGAATTAGCCAGGATTGAAACGCTTGTTTCAATCTATTACCTGGTCACTCAATTTTCCTGGAAGTTACTGGGTTCAGACAGTTCTTTCAGTAGGTAG
- the LOC123202464 gene encoding protein FATTY ACID EXPORT 6-like translates to MYDFCFTIPYGLILIGGGVYGFVKKGSTASLAGGVGIGLLLLLAGWLSLQAFEKRKNSYFALVLETVCAAALTVVMGLRYQKTSKIMPSGIVAGISALMTGFYLYKIATGGNHFPAGAKSE, encoded by the exons ATGTACGATTTCTGCTTCACGATCCCCTATGGCTTGATCCTTATTGGAGGTGGCGTTTATGGATTCGTCAAGAAAGGTAGCACAGCCTCCTTGGCCGGGGGTGTTGGCATTGGATTGCTCCTCCTCTTGGCTGGATGGTTGAGCCTCCAAGCCTTTGAGAAACGAAAGAATTCTTACTTTGCTTTGGTTCTTGAGACTG TTTGTGCAGCAGCTTTGACTGTGGTTATGGGATTGCGTTATCAGAAGACATCTAAGATTATGCCATCTGGTATTGTAGCTGGGATCAG TGCTCTGATGACTGGGTTTTACCTGTACAAAATTGCTACTGGAGGTAACCATTTCCCTGCCGGGGCCAAGTCTGAGTGA